A genomic region of Rhizomicrobium sp. contains the following coding sequences:
- a CDS encoding GlsB/YeaQ/YmgE family stress response membrane protein: MSVLGWIFFGAITGWLASLIVNKRGEGCVLNIALGLVGAIVGGTIFRALSDFDYEMFGFNLVSMVVAILGAVIALFLWNAVTGSRTLR; encoded by the coding sequence ATGTCGGTACTGGGCTGGATATTCTTCGGAGCGATCACCGGCTGGCTGGCCAGCCTGATCGTCAACAAGCGCGGCGAAGGCTGCGTCCTCAACATCGCATTGGGCTTGGTCGGCGCCATCGTGGGCGGCACGATCTTCCGGGCGCTGTCCGACTTCGACTATGAGATGTTCGGGTTCAACCTGGTCTCGATGGTCGTGGCGATCCTGGGGGCGGTGATCGCGCTGTTCCTGTGGAACGCGGTGACGGGGAGCCGGACGCTCAGGTGA